The Spiroplasma litorale nucleotide sequence TTTTTATAACCCATATTTACCTCTACTCATTAAAGATCAACTTTTTTTGCCCTAATACTTATACTTATTATAATAAAAAAAGAGAAAATAAACATATTAATTAATTATTTTCTCTTAAACTGTCATTAATTCTTTTTCTTTGTTTTTAGCAACTTCATCTAAATGTGCAATATTTTTGTCTGTTATTTTTTGTACTTGATTTTCAAAATCACCTCTAGAATCTTCAGAAGATGAAGAATCTTTTTTAATTTTATCTAGGACATCTCTTCTAATGTTTCTAATTCTAACTTTGAATGTTTCTAATTCTTTTAACATTTTTTTAACTAAATCTTTTCGTATTTCTTCAGTTAATGGCGGTATTTTAATTCTAATTAAATCTGCTTCTGCAAGCGGATTTAATCCCAAATCTGCTTTATTAATCCCAGCAATCACACCACCAATTTGACTTCTATCATATGGTTTAACTACTAATTGTTGAGGCTCTGGTGCAGAAATTTGTGAAGTTTGTCCTATTGGAGTTAAAGTTCCATAAAAATCAACCATTACGCCATTTAAGATATTTGCATTTGCACGACCTGTTCTTATTTTATTTAAATATACTTTGAAGTTTTCAATCACTTCATTCATTTCATTATTTGCTTTGTCTAAAAGTTCTTTACTCATTATTTTTCTCCTCTATTTAATAACTGTACATTCAATATCGCCATGGGCAACTTTAACAATGTTATCTTTTCCTTTTATATCAAAAACAACTATTTCAAGCTTACCATCTCTTGATAAAGTAGCTGCTGTTGAATCCATTACTTGTAAATTTTTTGTTACTAAATCATTGTGTGTTAGTGATTGATAAAATGTGGCGTCATTATGTGAATTTGGGTCTTTATCATATACACCTTTTGTACCATATTTAGCCATTAATAGTGCATCAGCTTTTATTTCTATTGCTCTTATTGATGCTCCAGTGTCAGTTGTGAAGTAACTATAACCTGTGCCTCCTGCAAATAATACAACATACCCTTCTTGTAATTTTTCTCTTGCATTTCTATAATTATATGCACTTGTTACTGTTTTAATTTCTAATGATGAATATACTTTAACCTTATCAAAATTAAGTTTTCTTAATGTAGCTTCAAATGCTAATGCATTCATTATTGTTGCTAACATACCCATATAGTCAGCTTCAATTCTATAAAGTTCTAGTGTTCCTGCTAATTTACCTCTTCAAATATTACCCCCACCAATTACAACTCCTATTTGAAGGCCTTCCTTAGTAAGTTTAATAACTTGTTTTGCAACATCTTCTAATTTTTCTTTATCATAAATGTCGTTTTTACCTTTTAATGCTTCTCCTGATATTTTTAATAAAACTCGCTTATACTTCAATGACATAATTACCTCGCTAGAAAGATTATAACAAATTTTTTTAGAAAGGAAATTAAAAAGTTAGATGACTATTTATAAAAATATCTTTTTTTTATAAAATCTAAAGATGTACATATTGTAGGTACCAAAATTATAAGAGTAACAAAATCAAATACTGTACTAAATGAATTATAAATAAATGAGTATGCCACGGCATTATTAAATTCAAATTCGTATGATATTTCATCAGCAGATAAAGCATTAGGATTAAGTCAAAATAATATACCACTAATTGATCTACAAAAGTAAAAAATAATCATTGGTACTGTAACAAAATTAAATCATGATAAAGACCTTGTAAATTTATTTTCAATTTTATCTGAAGGTTTAAAGAAACAAGCAAGTGATATTAACGTTGTTGGTAATCAATAATCGAATAGAAATTGAACAAATGATAGAACATATGTTCCAGGATTAAGTAATGTCACAAATGAACATAAAATACATAATATAAATGATTTAGTGAAATTAAATATATAACAACCAAAAAACAACACTATATATTTAACTGAAATTGTAATAAAGAATGGAAATGGTGGTATAAGACCTGTTGTTAAAAAATCTACAATAAAAAATAGTGCTAACAAAATTGACATACTTAACATATCCATAATAGTTATATTAGGTTTTTTAAACTCATATTTATTAAACCTTAAAAATCTAAGGTAATAAATAATTAATTCTATATTCAGAGCAATTAAAGAAGCTACAAGGTTAGTTTTTGTATCGTTTTTATTATAAATAAAGTTTAAAACAGAGTTTATTGAAATAATTGCATAACTTATAATGATAACTGCAAAAATAAATACAACAATGCTTTTTTTTAATGTGGACATTTCTTCAAGAGAGGCTGTTCCATCATCAGCGTATACTTGTGTTTTTTTATTTATTACAGTGATAGACAATAATATCAATAAAAAAGTAAATAAAAAAAATCTAACGAAACTTAAGATGTAAGTAGATATTAATAAATAATTTTTTTTGAGTTTTACATTTTCTTCCATACCTATATAATATATAAAAAAATAAAAATTTTGGTAAAAATAAAAAAAATTATCCGAAGATAATATTTTTATGTTTTAGATTTTAGTCGTTTTTTTCTGTTTTTGTTTCTTTTTTATCTTTTTCAGTTTTTTCAACACTTTTAGTATTTTCAGGTTTTATTGGATCTGTTTTTTTAGTATTTTTGTTTAATTTTTCATAAACAGCTTCTTTGCTATTAGCTTCTTGAGTTGAATAGAATTTTTGTTGTGAAATTTCTTCAACATTAATTTTAACAATTCCACATGACTCTAAAAAGAATTTCGCTGTTGCTGAGTTTTTATTCATTTTTAATTTTCTATTTTTTCTAACTCCTTCTAAGAAGTTTAGGTAAACGTTATTTGAATCAACATCATTTACAACTTTTGTTATTTTGTCATAACTAACTTTATCTGATAAAGTATTGATTTTTGTTTCATCGAATATCATTCATAAATAGTGACTTCATATAAATATTACAAAGTAATATATTGCAATAAATAAATAACCCAACACCAATGTAGTTAATGCGATAACACTATCTGTAGAAATACTTACAATATCTAAATTAACAAAAACTAGAGAAATAGAAGAAAAGATTGTTGATAAAATAATGTCTAAAGTAATTAATGATATAGCTAATTTATTTAAATATTTTGGTTTATCTTTAACTTTTAAGTAATTAAATAAACTATAGTACATAAATAATGCTGGTAATCATAATACAAGAATAGCAATTGAATTAATTATATAAAATTGACTATTATTTTTAAAATCTACAAGTAAATTTAACATATTAGTTTCCTTTCAATTGTGCAGCAACTTCTGCTGCAAAATCTGATACTACTTTTTCTATTCCTTCACCAACTTCGAATCTAAACATATCTTTAATTGAAGATTTTTTTGATTTTAAGAAGTTTCCAACAGTTTGTTTTTCATCGATAACATATGATTGTTCTAATAATGTCACTTCTGCAATTTTTTTATTTAATTTTCCTTTTAAAATATTTTCTGCAACATTTGCTGGTTTTCCTGTTACATCTGTTGTTTCTTTAATTATATGCATTTCTGAATCTTTAAATTCTTGAGGAACTTCTGATGTTGATACATATTTAGGTGACATTGCAGCCACGTGCATACAAATATTGTAAGCATCATCTTTTGAGATCTCACCATCAAAATTAATTAAAACTGAAATTCTTTTATTAGAGTGATTATAAACTGCTAAATTGTTACCTTCAACACATGCTACTCTTCTTAAAGAAATTTTTTCTCCGATTGTAGCTGTTGCTTCAATACATGCTTCACTAATTTTTGAACCATTAGATAATTTCAAATCCAATGCTTCTTCTAAAGTAGAAACTTTAGAATTTAATATTACATTTGCAATTTCATCTATTAATTTTGTAAATTTTTCATTTTTAGAAACAAAGTCTGTTTCTGAATTAACTTCAATTACAATAGCTCTATTTGAATTTGCAACTGCTAATGCAACACCCTCTGCAGCAACTCTATCTGCTTTTTTAGCTGCTTTTGCAAGACCATTTTCTCTAAGTCAAACTACAGCTTCATCAATGTCTCCATTTGTAGCTTCAAGAGCTTTTTTACAATCCATCATTCCAGCTGAAGTCATTTCTCTTAACTTTTTAATTAAATCTGTTGTGACTGCCATTATTTTTCCTCCTTATTTGATTCTTTAATAACTTTATCATTTTCATTTGTTGAAGGTTCTGCACTTACTCTTGATTTATTTTCATAGTTATTTTGTCTATTGTAGTTATTATATTCTCTTGGTTTATTCTCTTCTTTTTTTTGTGCTACAAATTTAAGAGTTGTTGGTTGCATTTTAATACCAGCAGCATCTGCGTATACCTCAGCTATAAAATTAGTTATTAAATTTACAGATTCTTGTAAATCATCATTTGCAGGTATAACATAATCAACCATATCTGGATCAACGTTTGTGTCACAAATAGCAATAACTGGTATTCTTAGTTTTCTTGCTTCTTTAACTGCTATTTCATCAGTTTTTGGGTCAACTACAAACATTGCAGATGGTAATTTATGCATTTGTTTTATACCACCTAATAATCTTTCTAATTTTGCTTTTTCTTTTTTAATTAGAATTTGTTCTTTTTTAGGTCTTAAGTTAATTTTTCCTGTTTTTTCTTCATTTTCAATATCTCATAAAGCCTTAATTC carries:
- the rpsB gene encoding 30S ribosomal protein S2, whose protein sequence is MIKDLTREQLWDSGAQYGHQTKRWNPKMKPYIYNSKNKNHIIDLQQTIWRLEDVKKLVTQIAIKKEKIIFVGTKRTAKQAIKESAVRSGNFYINSRWLGGTLTNMKTISLRIKALWDIENEEKTGKINLRPKKEQILIKKEKAKLERLLGGIKQMHKLPSAMFVVDPKTDEIAVKEARKLRIPVIAICDTNVDPDMVDYVIPANDDLQESVNLITNFIAEVYADAAGIKMQPTTLKFVAQKKEENKPREYNNYNRQNNYENKSRVSAEPSTNENDKVIKESNKEEK
- the tsf gene encoding translation elongation factor Ts — protein: MAVTTDLIKKLREMTSAGMMDCKKALEATNGDIDEAVVWLRENGLAKAAKKADRVAAEGVALAVANSNRAIVIEVNSETDFVSKNEKFTKLIDEIANVILNSKVSTLEEALDLKLSNGSKISEACIEATATIGEKISLRRVACVEGNNLAVYNHSNKRISVLINFDGEISKDDAYNICMHVAAMSPKYVSTSEVPQEFKDSEMHIIKETTDVTGKPANVAENILKGKLNKKIAEVTLLEQSYVIDEKQTVGNFLKSKKSSIKDMFRFEVGEGIEKVVSDFAAEVAAQLKGN
- the pyrH gene encoding UMP kinase, which encodes MSLKYKRVLLKISGEALKGKNDIYDKEKLEDVAKQVIKLTKEGLQIGVVIGGGNIWRGKLAGTLELYRIEADYMGMLATIMNALAFEATLRKLNFDKVKVYSSLEIKTVTSAYNYRNAREKLQEGYVVLFAGGTGYSYFTTDTGASIRAIEIKADALLMAKYGTKGVYDKDPNSHNDATFYQSLTHNDLVTKNLQVMDSTAATLSRDGKLEIVVFDIKGKDNIVKVAHGDIECTVIK
- the frr gene encoding ribosome recycling factor, translating into MSKELLDKANNEMNEVIENFKVYLNKIRTGRANANILNGVMVDFYGTLTPIGQTSQISAPEPQQLVVKPYDRSQIGGVIAGINKADLGLNPLAEADLIRIKIPPLTEEIRKDLVKKMLKELETFKVRIRNIRRDVLDKIKKDSSSSEDSRGDFENQVQKITDKNIAHLDEVAKNKEKELMTV
- a CDS encoding energy-coupled thiamine transporter ThiT — translated: MEENVKLKKNYLLISTYILSFVRFFLFTFLLILLSITVINKKTQVYADDGTASLEEMSTLKKSIVVFIFAVIIISYAIISINSVLNFIYNKNDTKTNLVASLIALNIELIIYYLRFLRFNKYEFKKPNITIMDMLSMSILLALFFIVDFLTTGLIPPFPFFITISVKYIVLFFGCYIFNFTKSFILCILCSFVTLLNPGTYVLSFVQFLFDYWLPTTLISLACFFKPSDKIENKFTRSLSWFNFVTVPMIIFYFCRSISGILFWLNPNALSADEISYEFEFNNAVAYSFIYNSFSTVFDFVTLIILVPTICTSLDFIKKRYFYK